From Thalassococcus sp. S3, one genomic window encodes:
- a CDS encoding fatty acid desaturase yields MNLREFTRTYCQRDNKIASASYFGTFAVYFASLYGAITYAHLWYVMIPFGVIHAVASVRLYVLQHDTGHLSLFETRAQNEWAGIGLSPFTFAPYKVMKDNHNLHHANIGNLEHRETGEIHTMTLREWEEAGFWERLQYRLYRNPFVLVPLGAAFTYFIRYRWPKNTVQFGIWPVIAHNLMVLGWVGIIYLLSGWTGLAVYFSFAFLGGMLGVFLVYLQHNFEDTYWDRRPDLDPQLAALQGSSALDFGHWFDICVANITCHDLHHFNARIPSYNLRKARYALPEDLAPRRIHFREAVAALNLKLWDEDKERLVPFPGTKRKAAIAAQA; encoded by the coding sequence ATGAACCTTCGCGAATTTACACGGACCTATTGCCAGCGCGACAACAAGATCGCCTCCGCCAGCTATTTCGGCACCTTCGCGGTCTATTTCGCGTCCCTCTACGGCGCGATCACCTATGCTCACCTCTGGTACGTGATGATCCCCTTCGGTGTCATCCACGCCGTGGCCTCCGTCCGGCTCTATGTTCTGCAACATGATACCGGGCACCTGTCGCTCTTCGAAACACGCGCCCAGAACGAATGGGCGGGCATCGGTCTCTCGCCCTTCACCTTCGCGCCCTACAAGGTGATGAAGGACAACCATAACCTCCACCACGCCAATATCGGCAATCTCGAACACCGCGAAACCGGTGAGATCCACACCATGACCCTGCGCGAATGGGAGGAGGCGGGGTTCTGGGAGCGCCTGCAATATCGCCTCTACCGCAACCCCTTCGTGCTCGTGCCTCTCGGGGCCGCATTTACCTATTTCATCCGCTACCGCTGGCCCAAGAACACCGTGCAATTCGGCATCTGGCCCGTGATCGCGCACAATCTGATGGTGCTCGGCTGGGTGGGCATCATCTACCTGCTCTCTGGCTGGACCGGCCTTGCCGTCTATTTCAGCTTCGCGTTCCTCGGCGGCATGCTGGGCGTCTTCCTCGTCTATCTCCAGCACAATTTCGAAGATACATATTGGGATCGCCGCCCCGACCTCGACCCGCAACTGGCAGCCCTCCAGGGTAGCTCCGCGCTCGATTTCGGCCATTGGTTCGACATCTGCGTGGCCAACATCACCTGCCACGATCTGCACCATTTCAACGCCCGCATCCCCAGCTACAATTTGCGCAAGGCGCGCTATGCCCTGCCCGAGGACCTGGCCCCCCGCCGCATCCACTTTCGTGAGGCCGTCGCCGCCCTGAACCTCAAGCTTTGGGACGAAGACAAAGAGCGTCTGGTCCCGTTTCCGGGCACCAAACGCAAGGCGGCAATCGCAGCGCAGGCCTAA